The Hevea brasiliensis isolate MT/VB/25A 57/8 chromosome 1, ASM3005281v1, whole genome shotgun sequence genome has a window encoding:
- the LOC131179832 gene encoding uncharacterized protein LOC131179832, whose amino-acid sequence MVPARIGNGMAKSLLDLVGEPCKASNTILAIIGGHKCSLDVAAILQGEIKFFRAWILSWGKKKLVEKKAQIMVILDSLREVERTMVLLKKQPLLHARKCLLAQKKFLVTLRNFMCCFLYLTFLAMILLKQFGSFLLCLREIDGKEKKRNAISQFAFVWTTTTKRKRGKNNGN is encoded by the exons ATGGTTCCTGCTCGTATAGGAAATGGAATGGCAAAATCTCTTCTAGATTTAGTTGGTGAACCCTGTAAAGCATCTAATACCATTCTTGCAATAATAGGAGGCCACAAGTGCTCACTGGATGTGGCTGCTATCTTGCAAGGAGAAATAAAATTTTTCAGAGCCTGGATACTCTCATGGG gaaaaaaaaaattggtagAAAAGAAAGCACAAATTATGGTGATTTTGGATTCATTGAGAGAGGTGGAAAGAACGATGGTGTTATTGAAGAAACAACCATTGTTGCATGCCAGGAAGTGCCTGCTGGCACAAAAGAAATTCCTGGTGACCCTTAGGAATTTCATGTGCTGCTTCCTCTATTTGACCTTCCTTGCTATGATATTGTTGAAACAATTTGGATCTTTTTTGTTATGCTTGAGGGAAATtgatggaaaagaaaagaaaagaaatgccaTTTCTCAATTTGCTTTTGTTTGGACAACAACTACAAAAAGGAAAAGAGGAAAAAACAATGGAAATTAG
- the LOC110638665 gene encoding beta-amyrin 16-alpha-hydroxylase CYP87D16-like isoform X2, whose protein sequence is MLTIGLVLVALLVIYVTYWVNKWRNPKCTGVLPPGSMGFPLIGESLQLLIPSYSFDLHPFIKKRIQRYGPIFRSNVAGRPIVFSADPELNHYILSQERRSVELWYLDAFSNLFVLEGESRTSGATASIHKYIRSLFLTHFGSERLKGKLLPLIEDLIRTNLRSWSSQATIEVKHCASALVCDFTAKLLFGYDAEKSSFKMSEKFERFAESFAAFPFNIPGTAYHRSIENRKKLTTFLERVLRERKSSAEKSEEDILNQTLDDMEKEEFITDEFIIQILFGGLFAIAESIPITITLLFKFLSAHPSVLEELTNEQEKILKNRKGSDSPSITWDDYKSMTFTIQVINETLRMGNIAPGLLRRTIRDVHYKGYTIPASWTIMLLTSASNLNPELYKDPLEFNPWRWKDLDSQTISKSFTPFGGGTRQCAGADFSRVFISIFLHVLVTKYR, encoded by the exons ATGTTGACAATTGGGTTGGTCTTGGTAGCTCTCTTGGTTATTTACGTCACCTATTGGGTTAACAAATGGAGGAACCCAAAATGCACTGGTGTTCTGCCTCCAGGTTCCATGGGATTTCCTCTCATTGGAGAGTCCCTTCAGTTACTAATTCCCAGCTACTCTTTTGATCTCCATCCTTTCATCAAGAAGAGAATCCAGAG ATATGGACCCATATTTCGAAGTAATGTGGCAGGTCGACCCATTGTATTCTCAGCTGATCCTGAACTCAATCATTACATCTTAAGTCAAGAAAGAAGATCAGTGGAATTGTGGTACTTGGACGCATTTTCTAACCTTTTTGTGCTGGAGGGTGAATCAAGAACTAGTGGAGCCACTGCTTCTATTCACAAGTATATACGAAGCCTTTTCTTGACTCATTTTGGCTCTGAGAGGCTCAAGGGAAAATTGCTTCCTCTGATAGAAGATCTAATTCGCACAAATCTACGCTCATGGTCGAGTCAAGCAACAATCGAAGTGAAACATTGTGCTTCAGCT TTAGTCTGTGATTTTACAGCCAAGCTTCTCTTTGGCTATGATGCTGAAAAATCCTCGTTTAAGATGAGTGAAAAATTTGAAAGATTTGCAGAAAGTTTTGCTGCATTCCCCTTCAACATTCCTGGCACTGCATACCACCGAAGTATAGAG AACCGAAAGAAGTTGACGACATTTCTGGAGCGTGTGCTAAGAGAAAGAAAGAGCTCTGCTGAGAAGAGTGAAGAAGATATCCTGAATCAAACCTTGGATGATATGGAAAAAGAGGAATTCATTACAGATGAGTTCATAATTCAGATTCTTTTTGGGGGTCTTTTCGCCATCGCCGAGTCAATTCCGATAACTATAACATTACTTTTCAAGTTCCTTTCAGCCCACCCTTCAGTATTAGAAGAATTGACG AATGAACAAGAGAAAATTCTCAAAAACAGGAAGGGTTCAGATTCCCCATCAATTACATGGGACGACTACAAATCAATGACTTTTACGATTCAG GTCATCAATGAAACTCTTAGGATGGGAAATATTGCTCCTGGATTGTTGCGAAGAACAATAAGAGATGTTCATTATAAAG GATATACAATTCCTGCTAGTTGGACAATAATGCTTCTCACTTCTGCCAGCAATTTGAATCCTGAGCTATACAAGGATCCACTTGAGTTTAATCCATGGCGCTGGAAG GACTTGGACTCGCAAACTATATCCAAGAGTTTCACACCTTTTGGTGGAGGAACAAGGCAGTGTGCTGGGGCAGATTTCAGTAGGGTGTTCATTTCCATATTCCTCCATGTGTTGGTCACCAAATACAGGTAA
- the LOC110638665 gene encoding beta-amyrin 16-alpha-hydroxylase CYP87D16-like isoform X1, whose protein sequence is MLTIGLVLVALLVIYVTYWVNKWRNPKCTGVLPPGSMGFPLIGESLQLLIPSYSFDLHPFIKKRIQRYGPIFRSNVAGRPIVFSADPELNHYILSQERRSVELWYLDAFSNLFVLEGESRTSGATASIHKYIRSLFLTHFGSERLKGKLLPLIEDLIRTNLRSWSSQATIEVKHCASALVCDFTAKLLFGYDAEKSSFKMSEKFERFAESFAAFPFNIPGTAYHRSIENRKKLTTFLERVLRERKSSAEKSEEDILNQTLDDMEKEEFITDEFIIQILFGGLFAIAESIPITITLLFKFLSAHPSVLEELTNEQEKILKNRKGSDSPSITWDDYKSMTFTIQVINETLRMGNIAPGLLRRTIRDVHYKGYTIPASWTIMLLTSASNLNPELYKDPLEFNPWRWKDLDSQTISKSFTPFGGGTRQCAGADFSRVFISIFLHVLVTKYRWTNIKEGKISRSPMLRIRDDIHIKLFEKD, encoded by the exons ATGTTGACAATTGGGTTGGTCTTGGTAGCTCTCTTGGTTATTTACGTCACCTATTGGGTTAACAAATGGAGGAACCCAAAATGCACTGGTGTTCTGCCTCCAGGTTCCATGGGATTTCCTCTCATTGGAGAGTCCCTTCAGTTACTAATTCCCAGCTACTCTTTTGATCTCCATCCTTTCATCAAGAAGAGAATCCAGAG ATATGGACCCATATTTCGAAGTAATGTGGCAGGTCGACCCATTGTATTCTCAGCTGATCCTGAACTCAATCATTACATCTTAAGTCAAGAAAGAAGATCAGTGGAATTGTGGTACTTGGACGCATTTTCTAACCTTTTTGTGCTGGAGGGTGAATCAAGAACTAGTGGAGCCACTGCTTCTATTCACAAGTATATACGAAGCCTTTTCTTGACTCATTTTGGCTCTGAGAGGCTCAAGGGAAAATTGCTTCCTCTGATAGAAGATCTAATTCGCACAAATCTACGCTCATGGTCGAGTCAAGCAACAATCGAAGTGAAACATTGTGCTTCAGCT TTAGTCTGTGATTTTACAGCCAAGCTTCTCTTTGGCTATGATGCTGAAAAATCCTCGTTTAAGATGAGTGAAAAATTTGAAAGATTTGCAGAAAGTTTTGCTGCATTCCCCTTCAACATTCCTGGCACTGCATACCACCGAAGTATAGAG AACCGAAAGAAGTTGACGACATTTCTGGAGCGTGTGCTAAGAGAAAGAAAGAGCTCTGCTGAGAAGAGTGAAGAAGATATCCTGAATCAAACCTTGGATGATATGGAAAAAGAGGAATTCATTACAGATGAGTTCATAATTCAGATTCTTTTTGGGGGTCTTTTCGCCATCGCCGAGTCAATTCCGATAACTATAACATTACTTTTCAAGTTCCTTTCAGCCCACCCTTCAGTATTAGAAGAATTGACG AATGAACAAGAGAAAATTCTCAAAAACAGGAAGGGTTCAGATTCCCCATCAATTACATGGGACGACTACAAATCAATGACTTTTACGATTCAG GTCATCAATGAAACTCTTAGGATGGGAAATATTGCTCCTGGATTGTTGCGAAGAACAATAAGAGATGTTCATTATAAAG GATATACAATTCCTGCTAGTTGGACAATAATGCTTCTCACTTCTGCCAGCAATTTGAATCCTGAGCTATACAAGGATCCACTTGAGTTTAATCCATGGCGCTGGAAG GACTTGGACTCGCAAACTATATCCAAGAGTTTCACACCTTTTGGTGGAGGAACAAGGCAGTGTGCTGGGGCAGATTTCAGTAGGGTGTTCATTTCCATATTCCTCCATGTGTTGGTCACCAAATACAG GTGGACAAATATAAAGGAAGGAAAGATATCTCGAAGTCCTATGTTACGAATTAGAGATGATATCCACATCAAGTTATTTGAGAAGGATTGA